The Candidatus Poribacteria bacterium sequence GGGTTTTGCCAACTCCATCGCCCCTGGGAAGCGCCCGTTGCACAACATGGCACCGATGCTCGCGTTGCGGAACGACGCCCCTTTCGCCACTTATGGTATTCCCGGCGGTCGTACCATTCCGAACAATCAACTCAGTATTTCGGTGAACCTCATCGATTTGCAAATGACCGCTCAAGAAGCCCTAGATGCGCCTCGTGTGCATAACGAAGGGGCAGAACCGATTGGCGTCGAAGAGCGTGCTGGGGCAGATGTGCTCGAAGCGCTGCGAGGGCGGGGGCATCGGGTCGAGCCACAGGCAGGAATCGGCGGACCCGGTCATGCCATTGTGCTTTCGGACGATCCAGTAGTTCAATCCGGGGGTACTGACCCGCGTGGCGAGGGTCGGGTGGCAGCCTTATAACAACACTTAACTAATCAAAGCGAAAAAGCATGAATACTTACGAAACCAATCTTTTTATCAATCCAGAAGTCCGCCCTCTCCCGGAGTACGGTCGGGCACAGAGGGCATTATTGAATCAGGATGCCTTTGCCGATGTGGAAGCAGAGGTTACAAAGTTGCCCGGTTATCAACCGACGCCGTTGATTACGTTGAACGGTCTTGCTTTGGCAAGCGGTGTCGGGGCCCTGTGGTGCAAACACGAGGGATATCGATTTGAAGTGGGAAGTTTCAAACCGACGGGTCCCGTCTACGCCATGCTAGCTGTGTTAAAGGGTGAGATCCAAAAAGCCACGGGTGTAGAAACGGTTACGACGCAAGACTTGATAGACAGAAAGTATGGATCGGTAACGCAAGAGATTGTCGTCTCTGCAGCGACGTCGGGCAACCACGGTCGCGCGTTAGCGTGGGGTGCCCGTATGTTCGGTTGTCGGTGCGCCATTTACATGAACGATGGTGTCAGCGCCGGCAGGGAGGAAGCGATTGCCGGCTACGGTGCAGCGGTGGTGCGAGTGCAGGGAAACTATGACCGAGCGGTGCAACGTTCTTTTGCGGATGCCGAGAAGTTAGGCTATTTTGTCGTCTCGGATGACAAATCTGCCAAGTATCCCCACATTGCCGGTGCGATTATGCAGGGTTACGCAATGGTCGCGGACGAAATCGTTCAACAGTTCAGGGGTGCCCAGCCACCCACTCATGTCTTCGTCCCCGGCGGTGGGGGTCGATTTGCCGGCGCAACTTGTGGGCATTTGTGGGAACGATATGGAAGCAGCCATCCACGGATAGTTGTCGTTGAGCCAACCACGTCCGCCTGTCTGTACCAAAGCATGGTCGAAAACAGAGCGGCAACCGTCAGTGGTGATGGGCGGTCAGTTATGGACGGACTGGTCGTTGAATCGGCTTCGTCCCAAGCGTGGGAGATTTTAAGGGATGGTGCTTTCGCTTTTCTGACTATCCCTGACGAAGCAGCTATGGATGCCATACGGCAGGCGGCGACAGGTGTCGGTGAGGATGCCTCAGTCGTCATTGGTGAGACAGGAATTGCAGGATGGGCAGGGTTTCTGGCAGCGACCCGCGATGAAAATCTGCGCCAGCAACTCGGGCTCGATGGTAAAAGCCGGGTTGTTATTATTGCAACCGAGGGAGCGACTGATCCGGAGGTTTATCGCAACCTTGTCGGTGCGAGTCCAGAAACAGTTGAGGCAGGAACGAAACCCCAAACAACAGAATAGGGAGATTACGAATGGCAGATTGTGTTCTCCAAAACTTGATACCAGACATCGAGCGCTTGGCAGAAACAAAGGTTGCTATGTATAGACTTCCCGGCATAGCGCTCGGCGTTATTCGTGACCAAGAACTCGCTTGGTTCGGTGGGTTCGGCGCGGCGGATTTGGCTACGGGAAAAAAGCCTACTGAAAATACGATTGCCCGTATCGCTTCAGTGACCAAAACGTTCACAACAACTGCCATTATGCAGTTGCGGGATGAAGGGCGGCTCACGCTGGAAGACCCATTGACACATCACATTCCCGAATTTGATTCGGCTCGTGCTATCCGCGACAATGTTGAAGGCGTGACGCTTCGCCGGTTGCTGACGCACCGCTCTGGATTGGTCACCGAGTCCCCGACGCACGGTTGGAATGATCTCGATTTCCCAAGCCGCGAAGAGATGCTCGCCAAACTACCGGAGACAGGGATTGTTATCCCACAGGATTCCGCCTTCAAATACTCAAACCTCGCATTTGGGTTACTCGGCGAGGTAGTATACCGACTCACCGGCACACCATACACCGAATACATCCACGCCAATATCATTGAGCCACTTGGTCTAACCTCCACAGTCTTTGACCTCACAGACGAATTGCGTCCTCACTTCTTCGTCGGCTATAACCCAACGCCCTACCAGGATCGTCCTGAACGTGCCCCCTACGCCCATTTGAACGGACTTTCATCGGCGGGTCAACTGCATTCCACCGTCAGTGACTTGGCAAAATGGATATCGTTCCAATTCCAAACCGATGGCGGAGATCGATGTGGCGCACAGGTGCTCACGGGGCAAACAGTTGCGGAGATTCACCAACCACAATACGTCGAGCAGGATTGGTCGTCGGGGCAATGCTTAGGCTGGCGGGCGACCCGCATTGGGGACCATATCTATCACAATCATGGTGGCGGGATTCACGGCTTTGGCACACAGGTGTGGTTTAACGTTCCAAGTAAAACAGGCGTGGTTGTTCTCCTCAATATGTGGCCTCCGCACGGCGGTCTTGAGATGGCGCAGGCGGTGCTTGAGATGGTGCTGAATGCCGACGAATCGATACAGCCTGTACTAGAGCAGCCAACGCTTGAACCAGCGCCAGAGACGCTACAGCGTTATCTCGGTTATTATCGTGCTGAACCGGGAATTGATGTGAACATTGAGATGCGTGATGGCAGCTTGCAGCTTGTGGCTCACGGTGGCGCTGCATATTCTCTGCACGCCCCGGCAGTCCTTGAACCGACCGATAATAAGGCGGAATGGCTTGTTCGTGGCGGGCGCGCGGCTGGAGAAATCGCCGTCTTTGATTTTGACGATGATAATCGGGTGAGAAGCTACGAGTTGGGAGCTTTCGTATTCAAGAAACTGGTATGATGATGCGGTTAAGTATGCGGCTCATTTCTTGCGCCATACAGCTCTGAATTATCCGCGG is a genomic window containing:
- a CDS encoding diaminopropionate ammonia-lyase; protein product: MNTYETNLFINPEVRPLPEYGRAQRALLNQDAFADVEAEVTKLPGYQPTPLITLNGLALASGVGALWCKHEGYRFEVGSFKPTGPVYAMLAVLKGEIQKATGVETVTTQDLIDRKYGSVTQEIVVSAATSGNHGRALAWGARMFGCRCAIYMNDGVSAGREEAIAGYGAAVVRVQGNYDRAVQRSFADAEKLGYFVVSDDKSAKYPHIAGAIMQGYAMVADEIVQQFRGAQPPTHVFVPGGGGRFAGATCGHLWERYGSSHPRIVVVEPTTSACLYQSMVENRAATVSGDGRSVMDGLVVESASSQAWEILRDGAFAFLTIPDEAAMDAIRQAATGVGEDASVVIGETGIAGWAGFLAATRDENLRQQLGLDGKSRVVIIATEGATDPEVYRNLVGASPETVEAGTKPQTTE
- a CDS encoding beta-lactamase family protein; this encodes MADCVLQNLIPDIERLAETKVAMYRLPGIALGVIRDQELAWFGGFGAADLATGKKPTENTIARIASVTKTFTTTAIMQLRDEGRLTLEDPLTHHIPEFDSARAIRDNVEGVTLRRLLTHRSGLVTESPTHGWNDLDFPSREEMLAKLPETGIVIPQDSAFKYSNLAFGLLGEVVYRLTGTPYTEYIHANIIEPLGLTSTVFDLTDELRPHFFVGYNPTPYQDRPERAPYAHLNGLSSAGQLHSTVSDLAKWISFQFQTDGGDRCGAQVLTGQTVAEIHQPQYVEQDWSSGQCLGWRATRIGDHIYHNHGGGIHGFGTQVWFNVPSKTGVVVLLNMWPPHGGLEMAQAVLEMVLNADESIQPVLEQPTLEPAPETLQRYLGYYRAEPGIDVNIEMRDGSLQLVAHGGAAYSLHAPAVLEPTDNKAEWLVRGGRAAGEIAVFDFDDDNRVRSYELGAFVFKKLV